A genomic region of Runella rosea contains the following coding sequences:
- a CDS encoding Gfo/Idh/MocA family oxidoreductase: MKTFAIIGAAGFIAPRHMKAIRDTENVLLTAFDKSDSVGVMDSYFPEANFFTEFERFDRHVDKLRREGNQVDYVSICSPNYLHDAHIRFGLRSHAHVICEKPLVLNPWNIDALSEIESETGKRVYNILQLRLHPSLVALKRKIEEGPADKIYDVDLSYITSRGKWYNISWKGDVSKSGGIATNIGIHFFDALTWIFGPVKRNIVHLHEANSAAGYLDLKRARVRWFLSTDFNTLPEEAKLRNKRTYRSLQMEGEEIEFSDGFTDLHTQSYQHILDGNGFGLSEAYPSIEIAHNIRTAPIAGLTGDYHPFAKRTLEKV; the protein is encoded by the coding sequence ATGAAAACATTTGCAATTATCGGTGCGGCAGGCTTTATCGCTCCCCGCCACATGAAAGCCATCCGCGATACCGAAAATGTGCTACTGACGGCATTTGACAAGTCAGATTCGGTGGGCGTGATGGACAGTTACTTTCCAGAAGCTAATTTTTTTACTGAATTTGAGCGCTTTGACCGGCACGTCGATAAGCTACGTCGCGAGGGAAATCAGGTCGATTACGTGAGTATTTGTAGTCCCAATTACCTCCACGATGCGCACATCCGTTTCGGGTTGCGGAGCCATGCTCATGTAATTTGTGAAAAACCGCTCGTGCTCAATCCCTGGAACATTGATGCATTGAGCGAAATTGAGAGCGAAACGGGGAAAAGAGTTTATAACATCCTGCAACTCAGACTACACCCGAGTCTTGTTGCCCTTAAAAGAAAGATAGAAGAAGGGCCAGCGGATAAAATTTATGATGTTGACCTGTCTTACATTACCTCAAGAGGCAAGTGGTACAATATCAGTTGGAAGGGAGATGTGAGTAAATCAGGTGGTATTGCCACCAATATCGGCATTCATTTTTTTGATGCCCTGACGTGGATTTTTGGCCCTGTAAAGCGAAATATCGTGCATTTGCACGAAGCAAATTCGGCGGCGGGTTATTTAGACTTGAAGCGCGCGCGCGTACGCTGGTTTTTAAGTACCGACTTCAACACCTTGCCCGAAGAAGCAAAATTGCGCAACAAAAGAACCTACCGCTCCCTACAAATGGAAGGTGAAGAAATTGAATTCAGCGATGGTTTCACCGACCTGCATACGCAAAGCTACCAACATATTTTAGACGGAAACGGGTTTGGCTTGTCGGAAGCTTACCCATCTATTGAAATTGCGCATAATATCAGAACAGCCCCCATTGCTGGCTTAACGGGTGACTATCATCCATTTGCCAAAAGAACCTTAGAAAAAGTTTGA
- a CDS encoding DegT/DnrJ/EryC1/StrS family aminotransferase: MTGVEAPNKTATEVIQMVDLKGQYAKIKPSIDAAIQNCLDNATFIKGPQVAHFEAQLADYLGANHVVSCGNGTDALQIAMMALELKRGDEVIVPAFTYVATAEAIGLLGLTPVMVDVDPLTFNLNRQLVEAAITPKTKLVVPVHLFGQCADMEGILEVCEAHQIAVVEDAAQAIGATYRFADGTEKKAGTLGDMGTTSFFPSKNLGCYGDGGAVYTQSAELARKAKMIANHGQEKKYIHEMIGINSRLDSLQAAILIEKLPYLDEYTHARQKAANLYDAALAEVAAVEIPFRADFSTHVFHQYTLKVPAQHREGLQEYLRQRKIPSMIYYPVPLNQQKAYQHLGRVVGDLSVTQELCKQVISLPMHTEMTEAQTAYISEAITTYFS; this comes from the coding sequence ATGACAGGGGTAGAAGCACCAAATAAGACGGCAACGGAGGTCATTCAGATGGTTGATTTGAAGGGGCAGTATGCAAAAATAAAGCCTTCTATTGATGCGGCCATTCAGAACTGCTTAGATAACGCCACGTTTATCAAAGGCCCGCAGGTCGCACATTTTGAGGCTCAATTGGCCGATTACCTTGGCGCTAATCATGTAGTTTCGTGTGGCAACGGTACAGATGCCTTGCAAATAGCGATGATGGCGCTCGAACTTAAACGAGGGGATGAAGTGATTGTGCCAGCGTTTACCTACGTTGCCACGGCCGAGGCCATCGGATTGCTTGGACTCACCCCCGTGATGGTGGACGTAGACCCGTTGACATTCAACCTCAATCGGCAGCTTGTAGAAGCCGCGATTACGCCCAAAACCAAGCTGGTGGTGCCGGTACATCTATTTGGCCAATGCGCTGATATGGAAGGAATACTGGAAGTATGTGAGGCGCATCAAATAGCAGTTGTTGAAGATGCGGCACAGGCCATCGGAGCCACGTATCGGTTTGCGGACGGCACCGAAAAGAAGGCAGGAACGCTCGGAGATATGGGTACAACCTCATTTTTTCCTTCCAAAAACCTTGGTTGCTACGGCGATGGCGGTGCTGTATATACGCAAAGTGCGGAGTTGGCACGCAAGGCAAAAATGATTGCTAATCATGGGCAAGAGAAAAAATACATCCATGAAATGATTGGCATCAATTCAAGGTTGGACTCTCTGCAAGCGGCTATTTTGATTGAAAAACTACCCTATTTGGATGAATATACCCACGCGCGCCAAAAAGCAGCCAATCTGTACGATGCTGCATTGGCGGAAGTAGCGGCGGTTGAAATCCCGTTTCGAGCCGATTTTTCGACTCACGTCTTTCATCAATATACCTTGAAAGTGCCCGCGCAACACCGGGAGGGGTTGCAGGAATACCTGCGACAAAGAAAAATTCCGAGCATGATTTATTACCCCGTGCCACTCAATCAACAGAAAGCATACCAACACTTAGGAAGAGTGGTGGGTGACTTGTCCGTAACACAGGAGTTGTGTAAACAGGTCATTTCTTTACCGATGCATACTGAAATGACCGAGGCGCAAACTGCTTATATTTCGGAAGCCATTACCACTTATTTTTCCTGA
- a CDS encoding ABC transporter permease translates to MQVADTKKYASAIVPKDALFDLRLKEIWRYRDLLLLFVKRDFVAKYKQTVLGPVWFFIQPIFQTAILALVFAGMASLSTDGIPPILFYLAGITCWNYFANCLRTTSNTFTANASLFGKVYFPRAVTPLSIIISNLIQFGIGLVLFLLLYLYFVVTGADLLPNTSLLLLPVLIVLMGLMGLGLGMLVSAMTTKYRDLQYLVDFGVQLLMYATPVILPLSAVPDKYRPLMLANPMTGIIETFKYGFFSTGTFSWELLGYSAGFTIVVFLLGLVVFNYTEKNFMDTV, encoded by the coding sequence ATGCAAGTTGCCGATACAAAAAAATACGCCAGCGCGATCGTTCCGAAAGATGCTTTGTTTGACCTTCGTTTGAAGGAAATCTGGCGCTACCGTGATTTGTTGTTGCTGTTTGTAAAGCGAGATTTCGTGGCCAAATACAAACAGACCGTCTTAGGGCCCGTCTGGTTTTTTATTCAGCCCATATTTCAAACCGCCATTTTAGCCCTTGTTTTTGCTGGCATGGCCAGCCTCTCCACCGATGGTATTCCGCCTATTCTGTTTTATTTAGCGGGCATTACCTGCTGGAATTACTTTGCTAACTGCCTACGTACAACTTCCAACACCTTCACGGCCAATGCATCTCTGTTTGGCAAGGTGTATTTTCCTCGGGCGGTTACGCCTTTGTCCATTATCATTAGCAACCTGATTCAGTTTGGGATTGGACTGGTGTTGTTTTTATTGTTGTACCTTTATTTTGTAGTGACGGGAGCGGATTTGTTGCCTAATACATCTTTGCTGCTTTTGCCCGTGCTTATTGTATTGATGGGGCTGATGGGGCTTGGGTTGGGGATGCTGGTATCGGCTATGACTACCAAGTACCGGGATTTACAGTATTTAGTGGATTTTGGGGTGCAATTATTGATGTACGCTACCCCCGTGATATTGCCGCTTTCGGCCGTACCCGACAAGTACCGACCCCTGATGTTGGCCAATCCAATGACTGGCATCATTGAAACTTTCAAGTACGGTTTTTTTTCAACTGGAACTTTCTCTTGGGAGCTTTTGGGTTACTCTGCTGGATTCACGATTGTGGTATTTTTGTTGGGGCTGGTGGTATTTAATTATACCGAGAAAAATTTTATGGATACGGTTTAA
- a CDS encoding LIC_10190 family membrane protein, which produces MIAQLLSFAFITFNSFVWGAIIKRITSWTTSFYLDFLVGFAACNAILTLVSIFYPINEQISVLLLAISSGILVFNLGWMRQYSKCIYTTLILMMRQYYVWFSLAVIFVIIVFFKSLYSPSLHYDAGLYHIQSIKWISEYPTVKGLGNLNYTFGYNFNIFTWFAASSFQGFFKQPIYSVNFTLTFFFAFFIFCHLAIQVKFKRYFLAGAFLLILYSTIYHYYPHISTTTNNIAVFILITTIFISLTEVDKKNDLIFPIIILSVYSVTIKISALPVLLLAAYLSLNKLNLKNRRKYIDCLVICCLILLPWLYKNVILTGWVIYPINYIDLFSFEWKIPYENVVEIKRMIKIFTQGGESNWIIPWVKSQNIADILILSGALILSGIVLLKILTKKIYKSQTLLVGIITSLSGVLFMFFNAPNLWYGMSFVCCTILLAMNFINIESNICKYLFYGAGILIFSTFLKDNWFHPWHFTKHLSERYLLPYPIDKQPNSSFSYFLIDKKIKCYYPIFSDQCYDYNLPCTYKENQELHLIGGTIKEGFYYKSK; this is translated from the coding sequence ATGATTGCTCAACTACTTTCTTTTGCTTTTATAACATTCAATTCTTTCGTTTGGGGAGCAATAATAAAAAGAATTACGAGCTGGACTACTTCATTTTACCTTGATTTTTTAGTCGGGTTTGCCGCTTGTAATGCTATTTTAACATTAGTGTCAATCTTTTACCCAATAAATGAACAAATATCTGTTCTACTCTTGGCTATATCAAGTGGTATTTTAGTGTTTAATTTAGGGTGGATGAGGCAGTATAGTAAATGTATATATACAACACTGATACTAATGATGAGACAGTATTATGTGTGGTTTTCTCTGGCGGTAATATTTGTTATTATTGTATTTTTTAAATCGCTGTATTCTCCATCTTTACATTATGATGCAGGCTTATATCATATTCAATCTATAAAATGGATATCCGAATATCCAACGGTGAAGGGATTAGGGAATCTTAATTATACTTTTGGTTATAACTTTAATATATTTACATGGTTTGCTGCATCGTCATTTCAGGGATTTTTTAAGCAACCCATTTATTCAGTCAATTTTACGCTTACATTCTTTTTTGCTTTTTTTATTTTTTGTCACTTAGCAATACAAGTGAAATTTAAAAGATACTTTTTGGCAGGAGCATTTCTTTTAATCCTATACAGTACTATATATCATTATTATCCCCATATTTCTACTACAACAAATAATATTGCTGTTTTCATTTTAATTACAACAATATTTATATCTTTAACAGAAGTTGATAAAAAAAATGACCTTATTTTTCCAATCATAATTTTATCGGTATATTCTGTCACAATAAAAATTTCAGCACTTCCCGTACTTTTGCTAGCGGCTTATTTGTCTCTTAATAAGTTAAACTTAAAGAATAGAAGGAAGTACATTGATTGTTTGGTTATTTGTTGCTTAATTTTGCTTCCTTGGCTTTATAAAAATGTCATACTAACGGGTTGGGTAATTTATCCAATTAATTATATAGATTTATTTTCTTTTGAATGGAAAATCCCCTACGAAAATGTTGTAGAGATTAAAAGAATGATAAAAATTTTTACTCAGGGTGGAGAGAGTAATTGGATTATACCTTGGGTCAAAAGCCAAAATATAGCTGATATACTAATATTGTCAGGAGCGTTGATATTATCAGGTATAGTTTTATTAAAGATATTGACCAAAAAAATATACAAATCTCAAACTCTACTAGTAGGTATAATAACATCGCTTTCAGGTGTATTATTTATGTTTTTTAATGCACCTAATCTTTGGTATGGCATGTCTTTTGTTTGTTGTACTATTTTGTTAGCAATGAATTTTATCAATATAGAGAGTAATATTTGTAAATATCTTTTTTACGGCGCTGGGATTCTGATATTTTCTACTTTTTTAAAAGATAACTGGTTTCACCCTTGGCATTTTACAAAACATCTTTCTGAAAGATATTTATTGCCTTATCCAATTGATAAACAACCAAACTCTAGTTTTTCTTACTTTTTAATTGATAAAAAAATAAAATGTTATTATCCCATTTTTTCTGATCAATGTTATGATTATAATTTACCTTGTACATATAAAGAAAACCAAGAATTGCATTTAATAGGAGGGACAATAAAAGAAGGATTTTATTATAAAAGCAAATGA
- a CDS encoding acyltransferase, whose protein sequence is MEPIFIHPTAVVDEGCEISGGTKIWHFCHIMPDCKIGQNCNIGQNVVISPGVILGNNVKVQNNVSIYTGVTCADDVFLGPSMVFTNVSNPRSAINRRGQYEKTHVGKGASIGANATIVCGHDIGEYAFIGAGAVVTKNIPPYALVIGNPARQVGWISEYGHRLNFDNHGFATCPESGTVYSLQENSVSAIR, encoded by the coding sequence ATGGAACCCATTTTTATACACCCCACGGCCGTTGTTGACGAAGGTTGCGAAATAAGCGGAGGAACCAAAATATGGCATTTTTGTCACATTATGCCTGATTGTAAAATAGGACAAAACTGTAACATTGGTCAAAACGTGGTGATTTCGCCGGGGGTTATTTTGGGCAATAATGTGAAAGTTCAAAACAACGTCTCGATTTATACGGGTGTTACTTGCGCCGACGACGTTTTTTTGGGGCCTTCGATGGTATTTACCAACGTATCCAATCCCCGAAGCGCCATCAACCGCCGTGGGCAGTACGAAAAAACGCACGTAGGAAAAGGGGCCAGTATCGGTGCCAATGCCACGATTGTATGCGGCCACGACATCGGAGAATATGCATTTATCGGAGCTGGTGCCGTAGTGACCAAAAATATTCCGCCTTACGCGCTGGTGATCGGAAATCCCGCCCGTCAGGTAGGGTGGATAAGTGAATACGGTCATCGTTTGAATTTTGATAATCACGGCTTTGCAACGTGTCCTGAGAGCGGGACAGTGTACAGCCTTCAAGAAAATAGTGTATCCGCTATTCGTTAA